The stretch of DNA AAGTCGCGACATAGAAGCCCAACTGATGCAAGCTCAAGCACGTCTAGCTAGCGCGATCGCCAAACTAGACCAACTTCAAGCCGGGAACCGCCCAGAAGAAATCGTCCAAGCTCAAGCTCGGTTAGAGCAAATTGAAGCCAATCTAGCACAACTGCGATCGGGTAGCCGTTCCGAAGAAGTCGCCCAAAGTCAAGCTAGTTTAAATGAAGCCCAAGCCCGTTTAGCAAATGCTCAATCAGGGAGTTTATTACAAGAAATAGCCCAAGCAAAATCTCAAATTGAAGCCAATAAAGCCGCAGCCGAACTGACAGCTCAACGCTTAACTCGAAATCAGGATTTAGTGGAAGAAGGTGCAATTTCTCAAGATCAATTTGAGGAGTATAAAAAAGAAGACCGCACTGCTAGAGCGAATGTACAGGAAGCTGAAAGGCGCTTACAACAATTACAAGAAAATCGGCGATCGCAGATCCAACAATTGCAAGCCGCCGTCGAACAACAGCGACAAGCCTTAAACCAAAAACAGAACGGTACTCGCCCCGAAGAAATTACTAGAGCCGAAGCCGAAGTTACAGAAGCTAGGAGCAAGTTAGCCCAGCTTGTTAATGGTAGTCGCCCTGAAGAAATTGCTGCCGCTAAAGCAAATGTAGCAGAAGTAAATGCCCAAGTTAGTTACTATAAAGTCCAGTTAGAAGATAGCAGAATTCGCGCTCCTTTTGGAGGAATTATTACCCAAAGATACGCTATTCAAGGAGCATTTGTAACTCCCACTACTTCAGCCTCGGCTACTGACTCTGCAACTTCCACCTCTGTTGTTGCTCTAGCGCGAGACTTGGAAGTTTTAGCTAAAGTACCAGAGTCAGATATCGGTCAAATTAAACCCGGTCAAGTCGTAGAGATTGTAGCAGATGCTTATCCCGATCAAGTGTTTACAGGGAAAGTTAAATTAATCGCTCCCGAAGCGGTGAAAGAACGAGATGTGACTTTATTTCAAGTCAGAGTAGCTATTGATAAAGGCAAAGACTTGTTGCAGTCGGGAATGAATGTCGATCTCAGGTTTGTAGGTCAACAACTGAACAATGCTTTAGTTGTACCGACAGTAGCGATCGTTACTAGCAAAGGCAATACGGGGGTGCTAATTCCTGATGAGAAAAGTAAACCTAAGTTTCAACCAGTTACTATTGGTTCTACTATTGGCAACAAAATTCAAATACTTGAAGGAGTCAAAGCAGGCGATCGCATTTTTGTTGAACTTCCTGAAGGACAAAAATTAGATGACATCATTAAAAATCGTAAATAGGTAATGGTTAATTGTTAGTTGTTATTTGTTAATTGTTAGTTGTTGCTTGTTCGCGATCGAGTATTAAAAACAGGCAATGACTACAATTGGTAGTAGTGGCTTTAGCTAATTTATTCTATTCTATAAATTGAGCAGCTACAGCCACTAAAGACGAGCATAAGAGTTTATTTATGTGTGTCTATTTAACCACAACAACTAATAACTAAGTAGGTGGGCATAAATAAACGTAAGGTGGGCGCTCGCCGAAACCATATTAGCGAATCGTGACAAATTTTTGCGGCGAGCGCCCACTCTACAAGTTAGCGTTTATTTATGCCCGACTACTTAACAACCAACAACTAACAACCAACAACTAACAATTAACCACAAACAACCAACAACTAACAATTAACAAAAATGGATATTATTGAAAGCGTAAAAATGGCGACAACAACATTAATGGCTAACAAGCTTCGTAGTAGCCTGACAATGTTAGGAATTATCATCGGCAATGCTTCCGTAATTGCGATGATCGGCATCGGTGAAGGAGCTCAGAAATATGTGAGCGAACAAGTTAACTCTCTAGGGCCAAACCTGCTATTTGTAATTCCGGGGAGCCCAGATGCACAGCGTCGTCCCGTTGTTCCACCCCTGACATTAGTGCTCGCAGATGCAGAGGCGATCGCACAGCAAGTTCCCTCTGTCGAAGAAGTCGCCCCCACCCTCAACGACAGTCAACTTGTCACCTACCGCAGTAACAACGCTTCCAGTTCCATCATCGGGACAACACCGCAATTTCTTTCAGTAAGAAGTTTTGACGTTGCTAAGGGTAGATTTATCACAGATTTGGACTTAAAACGGCAGGAAAATGTAGTAGCTTTGGGCTCAGAAATAGCCCAGAGATTATTTGGTGATGTGCAACCAATTGGTCAATATGTCCGCATCAAAAATAACACTTTTCAAGTAATAGGAGTCATGCAGCCCAAGGGTTCAACTTTTGGTGATAACCAAGATATGAACGTATTTGTACCGCTGACAACAATGGCAAATAGAATAGTTGGACGTTCATCTCCCTACGGTATTAGAGTAACATTTATTTCAGTTTCCGTTAAAGATGAAACCCAGATGAAAGCAGCCCAGTTTCAGATTGAAAATCTGCTGCGGCTGCGGCATAAAATTACTAAAGACGATGATTTTACCGTTCGCAACCAACAGGATTTACAAAATACTTTGGGAGGAATAACGGGAGCGCTCAAATTAATGTTAGCTGCCGTTGCCAGTATTTCCCTATTTGTTGGCGGAATTGGGATTATGAATATCATGCTAGTTTCCGTTACTGAACGCACTCAAGAAATAGGTTTGCGGAAAGCGATCGGTGCATCTAGGCAAGATATTTTGATTCAATTTATGATTGAATCGGTGATTTTGTCGGCGGCTGGAGGTGCGATCGGTACGATGATTGGTGTTGGTGGCGTGATGGTAGTTGGTGCGATTAGTCCCCTGCAAGCAGG from Kamptonema formosum PCC 6407 encodes:
- a CDS encoding efflux RND transporter periplasmic adaptor subunit, giving the protein MIVSHDKQTAAQVKVKDSKPFEPQPPKKPTRKFNRWAIGLLAAGLLAVPTTIYIVKSQAKPQADIIQSLTVPVEAQNLTVRITSSGTVQPVQRVNLSPKTSGRIAELYVEQGDRVQQGQLIARMESRDIEAQLMQAQARLASAIAKLDQLQAGNRPEEIVQAQARLEQIEANLAQLRSGSRSEEVAQSQASLNEAQARLANAQSGSLLQEIAQAKSQIEANKAAAELTAQRLTRNQDLVEEGAISQDQFEEYKKEDRTARANVQEAERRLQQLQENRRSQIQQLQAAVEQQRQALNQKQNGTRPEEITRAEAEVTEARSKLAQLVNGSRPEEIAAAKANVAEVNAQVSYYKVQLEDSRIRAPFGGIITQRYAIQGAFVTPTTSASATDSATSTSVVALARDLEVLAKVPESDIGQIKPGQVVEIVADAYPDQVFTGKVKLIAPEAVKERDVTLFQVRVAIDKGKDLLQSGMNVDLRFVGQQLNNALVVPTVAIVTSKGNTGVLIPDEKSKPKFQPVTIGSTIGNKIQILEGVKAGDRIFVELPEGQKLDDIIKNRK
- a CDS encoding ABC transporter permease encodes the protein MDIIESVKMATTTLMANKLRSSLTMLGIIIGNASVIAMIGIGEGAQKYVSEQVNSLGPNLLFVIPGSPDAQRRPVVPPLTLVLADAEAIAQQVPSVEEVAPTLNDSQLVTYRSNNASSSIIGTTPQFLSVRSFDVAKGRFITDLDLKRQENVVALGSEIAQRLFGDVQPIGQYVRIKNNTFQVIGVMQPKGSTFGDNQDMNVFVPLTTMANRIVGRSSPYGIRVTFISVSVKDETQMKAAQFQIENLLRLRHKITKDDDFTVRNQQDLQNTLGGITGALKLMLAAVASISLFVGGIGIMNIMLVSVTERTQEIGLRKAIGASRQDILIQFMIESVILSAAGGAIGTMIGVGGVMVVGAISPLQAGVSPVAIALAVGVSGGIGLFFGVVPARQAAKLDPIVALRTA